GTACAAGATGCTGAGAGAGACGTTCAAACCGAACAGCGCGCATCGACTAGAGCAAGTGGTAGTGAACCCGAAAGCCGATGAATACTATGCAGAGATTCGCGTTAGGCTGACTGCTGAAACCACTCAAGGTGAGCACATCAATGTTCTGGTGAATGAAGAATGGAAAGTCGATTTAGCCAGTGGCGAACCACGCATTGTTACCTACAAAGTGGAACCTGTGGTGTCATAATGACCAATAACAACCCCGCTAGAGCTAGCGGGGTTGTTAATATTACGGTCAGGCTCTACTGTGCTTTTGGCTTCGCGTTGGTCGGCTTGCGATTTGATGGGCGGCGAGGCTTGTTTGTGCTATTGCCTGATCGACCTTTGGCTTTACCTTCTCCGCGCTGAGCGTTGTCACCTTTTGACTTGTTGTGACCAAAGTGACGCTTATTCTTTCCTGCAGGTTTGTTACCGCGCGCATTGTCGCCGGAGCGCTGTCCATCGGCATGATCGGTTTTTGGCTTCTTAGGCTTCTTTGGTTTTTTCGGCTTGATTGGTCGGGTATCTAGCTTCGACTCTGGTAGCGCATTGACAGGTTTAAAGCCTTCCAACTCGAATCGAGGCAGAACTTTTTGGATTAATCGCTCAATACCAAACAGCTCGCTCGCTTCATCGGCTTCAACCAAAGAATACGCTTTACCCACTTCACCCGCACGGCCAGTACGACCAATACGGTGTACATAGTCTTCTGCAACGTGCGGAAGCTCAAAATTGACCACTTGCGGTAACTGTGGAATATCGATACCACGCGCGGCGATATCGGTCGCGACTAACACGCGCACATCGCCGGATTTAAAATCGGCGAGAGCACGAGTTCGAGCGCCTTGGCTCTTGTTACCATGAATAGGTGCGGCGGTAATGCCTTCTTTATTGAGGAACAGAGCGAGACGGTTGGCGCCATGTTTGGTTCGACAAAAAACCAGTACCTGTTTCCAATCGCCATCTTGTATGAGCTTGACCAGCATTGGTGCTTTTTTACGCTTATCCGCTGGGTAGATGCTCTGTTCAATAGTGACGGCAGTGGAGTTTTCTGGGTTTACCGACACCTCTACCGGATCGTTCACTAAGCCTTTGGCTAAGTGGCGAATTTCAGCAGAGAAGGTGGCAGAGAACAGCAAGTTCTGACGTTGCTTCGGCAATAACTCGAGGATCTTGCGGATATCACGAATGAAGCCCATATCCAGCATGCGATCGGCTTCATCAAGAACCAACACTTCTAGCTGGTCAAATTTCACCGCATTTTGCTGATAGAGATCGAGTAAACGACCTGGCGTAGCCACCAATACATCGCAGCCTTTACGCAACTTTTGCATTTGTGGGTTAATTTTAACGCCGCCAAATACCACCAGCGAGGTCAGACGTTGGTAACGACTGTACTTGAACACATTCTCTTGAACTTGAGCCGCCAGCTCGCGTGTTGGCGTTAAGATAAGCGCGCGGACATGGTTGCCACGAACGCGTTGGCCGTTATCCAATCGCTCAAGGATTGGTAGGGTAAATCCTGCAGTTTTACCTGTACCTGTCTGCGCGGCCGCCATGACATCTTTACCAGCTAATACCGCTGGTATGGCTTGCTCCTGAATCGGAGAGGGAGTGTCATAGCCTTGTTCTTCAATGGCTTTAAGAATTGGTGCAGAAAGGCCTAAAGAGGTAAAACCCATATTATGTTCTCAAATGGTCAGTCGGATACATCGTGTACAAATCGCTCGAACACGAAAAGGGCGCCATTCTGCGCCCTTTAGCTGCGAACATCAACTGAATTATCGCTAGAGTTGAGAAACGGGCAGCTTGGTTTGCCATCGATGCCAGACCAAAGCGATCACTAAGCCACTCAATGCGCCATACAGATGTGACTCTATGGCAACGGGGGCTGCGATCAGTTGGCTGGTGGAAGCCGAAGCGCCCATTGCTAGCTCCCACGACACTTTAGCGATGACCCCAGCCACCAGCCAGGCGCTGCTTTTTCGTCCTTGTAAGGTCTCTTGCAGTGCTAAATAAGCAAATAGCCCATGCAGGGCGCCGGATAAGCCAACGTAGCTTGTCATACTGGAAAGGAAGTTTAAGGCGCCGACACACAGGCTCACTATCAGTAGTAGCAACAATAGTGATGTGGCACTGGGCTTAAAAATAAAACTGATCACCCATAACCCGGCGAGATTCATCGCCAAGTGGGGAAAGTTGGTGTGGGTGAAATTTCCTGTTAGGATTCGCCACCACTGGCCGTCAATAATGAGCAAACGATGCCAGTTGACTTGTGACGCCAGTGGCTCGAATTGGAGCCCGATACAAACTAAGCTGATAGCGATTAACAAAGCAAATAAACGCACATTATGTCCCGATACTGTTCTCAATGTGGAAAATCACGCAAAGCGTGTATCTGTGAGTGGATTCAAAGCCTAACATCGAATGTTGAGCTGGTCATCCTCCAACATCACAGCGAAACCCAACGCCCGATGGGGACGGCGCGTATTCTGACTTTATCATTGGCCAACAGCTGTTGTTTTGTCGGTGAGGACTTTAGTCAACATTCGCAGCTCAATCGCATGCTGAGCAACGACAACTATCGCCACTTTATTCTCTATCCGGGAGAAGAGGCACTGACACATCAGCAGGTTATCTCCGCTAGCCAAGACAAAAAAGTACGCGTCATTCTGCTCGATGGAACATGGAAGAAGGCGTATAAGATGTGGCAGTTGTCGACCAATCTACACACGTTACCCTTAGTGCGTTTGCCCAGTGATTTGCGCGGCAACTATCGCATTCGCAAAGCGCCCAGTGACAATAGCTTGGCGACCGTGGAAGCGGGCTACCACATCTTATCTTTACTCGAGCCCAACCGAGATTTCTCACCATTGCTTGAGGCGTTCAATCAGATGATCGAGTTTCAGATCAAGCAAATGCCGCCCGGAGTGTTTGAAAACAACTATCAAGGCTGAAGAAAAAGCGTCTACACTTTAGGTTGTCTGTGGGCTTAGACTCTGTATAATTTTGCGCAATCGTTTAGCTCGCTCACGGGCGCGCTGCGATGCTTCGTATAATCCCGTTGATAAGGTGCGGGAGTCTCTACCTGAAACCGATAATTTCAGATTACGAAGAGTAAAGTGCACAGCGCTTTTCTCTTTGTATGCCGGAAACTTTTCAGAGAAAAGTGCTTGTCGAACCAACCCTATAAATGGAGACGCAAGCGTGAATCAAACCACCTTTATCAAGCACCTACCCAAAGTTGAATTGCATCTGCACATCGAAGGCACCCTAGAGCCTGAAATGATGTTTCAATTGGCGCAGCGAAATAACATTGCTTTGCCCTATAGTACGCCTGAACAAGTTAAGCAGGCTTACCAGTTTGAAAACTTACAGTCATTTCTCGATATTTACTACCAAGGCGCCAATGTGCTGGTTCATGAGCAAGATTTTTACGATTTAACCTGGGCGTATCTGCGTCGATGTGCACAGGATAACGTCATCCATACGGAAATCTTTTTTGATCCTCAAACTCATACTGAGCGAGGCGTCGCATTTGACACTGTGATTCACGGTATTCACCGCGCCTTACAAGATGGCCGTGAGCAGCTTGGTATCTCTAGTCAAATCATCCTGTGCTTTTTGCGCCACTTAGATGAAGAGAGCGCCTTTGCAACCTTAGAGCAAGCGTTGGAGCACAAAGACAAAATCATCGGGGTTGGACTCGACTCTTCCGAGCTCGGTCATCCGCCACAAAAGTTTGCCAGGGTTTTTGCTCGTGCGCTGGAAGAGGGTTTTTTGACCGTCGCTCATGCAGGAGAAGAGGGGCCGGTCAGTAATATTTATGACAGCTTAGAGCTACTGAAAGTGAGCCGTGTCGACCACGGTGTGCGCTGCGTTGATGACCCAGCGCTGGTTGAGCAGTTAGCCAAAAGTCAGATGTCGTTAACGGTGTGCCCACTGTCGAATATTAAACTGAAGGTATTTGCTTCGATGCAGGAGCACAACATTGTTGAACTACTACGTCGCGGAGTCTGTGTGACGATCAACTCTGATGATCCTGCCTACTTTGGTGGTTACATGAGCGACAACTTTAATGCGGTGGCTGAGCACCTGAGTGTGACTGAACAAGAATTGGCGCAATTTACTCGCAACGCGATTAACGCCAGTTTTGTCAGTGATAGCGATAAGAGCCGCTTGCACAGTCAATTGCAGAGCTTTGTTGCGGGTGACAACGGATTTGTCTAGCATGGCTAGATAACTGCCCATTTTTGAACCGCGCAAAACGATGACAAGGAAGGTCATCTTATTCCACAGTTGCTAAGGAGCTCTATGCAGCCTCACATTGATCAAACCATTCCACTTTCAGAGTTGATGCTCTCCTTGACCACCGCGCTGGATATGACGGAAGGCCAGCCGCCAGAACATTGTATTCGCTGTTGCTGGATTGGGATGAATCTCGGTCAGCACATCGGCCTGAGTAAAGCGTCACTGTATGATCTGTTTTTTACTCTGTTGCTCAAAGATGCCGGTTGCAGCAGTAATGCCGCACGTATTTGTGAACTGTACATGACCGACGATCGGGCATTTAAGCGCAACTACAAAACCGTGGGCACCAGCTTGTCGAGTGCGATTAACTTTGTGGTCAAGAATACCGGTATCGGGCAAAGCTGGGTGACTCGTATTTCAACCACAATCGATATCCTAAAGAATGGCTCAGACTATGCCCAAGAGCTGATTGAAACCCGATGTACTCGCGGTGCAGAAGTGGCTCGTGAGCTCAGGTTTAGTGAAGCCGTGGCCGAGGGAGTGCACAGTTTAGATGAGCACTGGGATGGCACAGGGCGCCCTGAGCAACTGAAACAGCAGCAAATTCCACTGTTTTCGCGCATTGCGCTGCTCTCACAAGTAGTGGATGTGTTTCAGTTTGAGCATGACCTAGCCACAGCGTTGAGTGAAGTCCAAGCGCGCAGTGGTACTTGGTTTGAACCCGAGTTGGTGGACGCATTCCAAGTTATTGCTGAGCAGCCAAGTTTTGTTGAAGGGCTCACGGCAACGGATGTGGCACAGCGCGTGATGCGCCTTGCACCAGCGCAAGCAGGGGTGATGGTTGATGAAGAGTACCTTGACTGCATCGTCAGTGCGTTTGGCAAAATAGTTGACTCAAAAAGCCCGTATACCGCAGGGCACAGCGAGCGCGTCGCGGTGTATACTGACCTAATCGCGCAAGAGCTGGGTATCGAGCATCAAGAGAGGCAATGGTTAAAACGTGCTGCACTATTGCATGACTTAGGTAAGCTTGGGGTGAGCAATACCATATTGGATAAACCAGGTAAGCTCGATGACGAGGAGTGGGAGGCGGTGAAATCGCACGCTGCATTGACTGAGCAGATCCTCAACCATTTAAAACCATTCAAAGAGATGGCTTGGATGGCAGGTGCGCATCATGAAAAGCTCGACGGCACCGGTTATCCGAAACAGTTAAGTGCGGATCAGATTCCACTCTCAACACGAATTATTACCACCGCGGATATTTTTGATGCGATTACCGCTGAACGCCCTTATCGCGGTGCCGTGCCAGTCCCTAAGACGCTAGAGATCATGGCAGAGAACTTACATACCGCGATCGACGAGCGCTGCTTTGACGCGCTGAAAAAAGCCATCACTAAGCTGCCCAGTCACTATTTTGCTGAGCAGGCTGAGGGTTAATGTGATGAAAACAGCTGCTGGTGAAGGCGCTGGGCATGGCCGTCGGTCATTGAGGATATATAATCGGCGATCACGCGATATCCGGCGCTCTCATCGGTGCGATCCAACCATTTTTGCCTTACGTTGATTGGCAATAATCTCTCTGGATCTGCACTGAGTGCTTCAAAGATGTCCATAATGATCTGTTGGCCTTTGTACTCGACCACTTGCACGTGCGGCACCTGAATGACGTAGTCACTGACAAAGTGCTTCAAAATATCTAAGGCTTTGGCCATGCTTGGCTCGAGCACAGCATTGAACGCGAGCAATTCACACTCGAATGGCGCATCGACGGGTTTAATCGAAATACTGGTGAGTAGCGCGTTGACCATGCCGCCAATCGCGTCTTTGCGTTGATAATGGGTCCCCGCAAACAGCATCTCACTGATGGAATCGATATGCTTCTCAAACCAAGCATCACCGCAGTCGGCCAACAGGCTCGCCGCACCTTCAATCCATTGGTGTTTATTAACCATACCGAGCACCAGTGCATCTTCTAAGTCATGAACGCCGTAGGCGATATCATCGGCCAGTTCCATAATCGAGCAGTCAATAGACTTATAGCGGGTTTTGTTGTGCTGGTGGTCGCTTAGTCGTTCTTCACGCATTTGACTAAACAGCGCTTTATCGGCGGCAGAGAGCGGCGCTAACACCCAGTCGAAGAGCGCTTCATCGCAGTCATACAATCCTTTAGCGGGCGCCCAATCGCGGGCACGCAGTTGGCGTTGATGGGAGACACTCTCAGGAATAACCGCGGCTCGAGTTTGGCTAAGCAGAGCTGGGTATTTTATCAAACCAAGCAGAGTGCGCCGCGCCAAGTT
The sequence above is drawn from the Vibrio sinaloensis genome and encodes:
- a CDS encoding anti-phage deoxyguanosine triphosphatase yields the protein MSFEISDLWHQRHDDEHKIRRDDHRSPYQRDRARILHSAAFRRLQAKTQVHGNSFDDFHRTRLTHSLEAAQLGTGIVAQIKKKQPEFKQLLPSDSLIDSLCLAHDIGHPPYGHGGEVALNYMMREHGGFEGNAQTFRIVTKLEPYTEQFGMNLARRTLLGLIKYPALLSQTRAAVIPESVSHQRQLRARDWAPAKGLYDCDEALFDWVLAPLSAADKALFSQMREERLSDHQHNKTRYKSIDCSIMELADDIAYGVHDLEDALVLGMVNKHQWIEGAASLLADCGDAWFEKHIDSISEMLFAGTHYQRKDAIGGMVNALLTSISIKPVDAPFECELLAFNAVLEPSMAKALDILKHFVSDYVIQVPHVQVVEYKGQQIIMDIFEALSADPERLLPINVRQKWLDRTDESAGYRVIADYISSMTDGHAQRLHQQLFSSH
- a CDS encoding tRNA-uridine aminocarboxypropyltransferase — protein: MSRYCSQCGKSRKACICEWIQSLTSNVELVILQHHSETQRPMGTARILTLSLANSCCFVGEDFSQHSQLNRMLSNDNYRHFILYPGEEALTHQQVISASQDKKVRVILLDGTWKKAYKMWQLSTNLHTLPLVRLPSDLRGNYRIRKAPSDNSLATVEAGYHILSLLEPNRDFSPLLEAFNQMIEFQIKQMPPGVFENNYQG
- the rrtA gene encoding rhombosortase codes for the protein MRLFALLIAISLVCIGLQFEPLASQVNWHRLLIIDGQWWRILTGNFTHTNFPHLAMNLAGLWVISFIFKPSATSLLLLLLIVSLCVGALNFLSSMTSYVGLSGALHGLFAYLALQETLQGRKSSAWLVAGVIAKVSWELAMGASASTSQLIAAPVAIESHLYGALSGLVIALVWHRWQTKLPVSQL
- a CDS encoding HD-GYP domain-containing protein, producing the protein MQPHIDQTIPLSELMLSLTTALDMTEGQPPEHCIRCCWIGMNLGQHIGLSKASLYDLFFTLLLKDAGCSSNAARICELYMTDDRAFKRNYKTVGTSLSSAINFVVKNTGIGQSWVTRISTTIDILKNGSDYAQELIETRCTRGAEVARELRFSEAVAEGVHSLDEHWDGTGRPEQLKQQQIPLFSRIALLSQVVDVFQFEHDLATALSEVQARSGTWFEPELVDAFQVIAEQPSFVEGLTATDVAQRVMRLAPAQAGVMVDEEYLDCIVSAFGKIVDSKSPYTAGHSERVAVYTDLIAQELGIEHQERQWLKRAALLHDLGKLGVSNTILDKPGKLDDEEWEAVKSHAALTEQILNHLKPFKEMAWMAGAHHEKLDGTGYPKQLSADQIPLSTRIITTADIFDAITAERPYRGAVPVPKTLEIMAENLHTAIDERCFDALKKAITKLPSHYFAEQAEG
- a CDS encoding adenosine deaminase is translated as MNQTTFIKHLPKVELHLHIEGTLEPEMMFQLAQRNNIALPYSTPEQVKQAYQFENLQSFLDIYYQGANVLVHEQDFYDLTWAYLRRCAQDNVIHTEIFFDPQTHTERGVAFDTVIHGIHRALQDGREQLGISSQIILCFLRHLDEESAFATLEQALEHKDKIIGVGLDSSELGHPPQKFARVFARALEEGFLTVAHAGEEGPVSNIYDSLELLKVSRVDHGVRCVDDPALVEQLAKSQMSLTVCPLSNIKLKVFASMQEHNIVELLRRGVCVTINSDDPAYFGGYMSDNFNAVAEHLSVTEQELAQFTRNAINASFVSDSDKSRLHSQLQSFVAGDNGFV
- a CDS encoding DEAD/DEAH box helicase; the encoded protein is MGFTSLGLSAPILKAIEEQGYDTPSPIQEQAIPAVLAGKDVMAAAQTGTGKTAGFTLPILERLDNGQRVRGNHVRALILTPTRELAAQVQENVFKYSRYQRLTSLVVFGGVKINPQMQKLRKGCDVLVATPGRLLDLYQQNAVKFDQLEVLVLDEADRMLDMGFIRDIRKILELLPKQRQNLLFSATFSAEIRHLAKGLVNDPVEVSVNPENSTAVTIEQSIYPADKRKKAPMLVKLIQDGDWKQVLVFCRTKHGANRLALFLNKEGITAAPIHGNKSQGARTRALADFKSGDVRVLVATDIAARGIDIPQLPQVVNFELPHVAEDYVHRIGRTGRAGEVGKAYSLVEADEASELFGIERLIQKVLPRFELEGFKPVNALPESKLDTRPIKPKKPKKPKKPKTDHADGQRSGDNARGNKPAGKNKRHFGHNKSKGDNAQRGEGKAKGRSGNSTNKPRRPSNRKPTNAKPKAQ